The genomic segment GATCTCGGTCTCCGGCCCGTGGCCGGTGATGACCAGGGTCCCTTCCTCCAACGTATAGAGTCGCTCGCGGATGGACTGTTCGATCGCGCGGAAGTCGCCGCCCCAGAGGTCGGTGCGCCCGATGCTTCCCCGGAAGAGGGTGTCGCCGGCCAGGAGCAGCCGCTCCGGCGCGAAGTAGAAGCTCATGGAGCCAGGCGTGTGGCCGGGAGTGTGCAGCGCGAGTCCCTGGACATTCCCGACGCTGACTTTCTCCTCGTCCGCAAGCCAATGGTCCGGCAGCGGCACGGCCTTGGAGCCCACCCCGAACAGACGGCATTGGGTCTCCACCATCTCCCAGAGCGTCCGGTCCTCCTCGTGCAGGCACAGGGTCGCGCCGGTGGCCCGCTTCAGCTCACCGGCCGCCAGAAAATGATCGAAGTGGGCGTGGGTGTGCAGGATGCGCACGATGGTCAGGCCGAGGCTCTGGACCTCCTGCAGAATACGCTCGGCGGCCCCGCCCGGATCCACCACGACCGCCTGCTTGGTGACCGGGTCGCCCAGGATCGTGCAATTGCAGCCCAGCGGCGGCACCGAGAACGTCGTTCTCATGAGTGAGTTCGTCATCTTTTCCGTTGTTTCCCGCGCTTCACGTTTCACGTCTCACGCTCTTCCCGATCCATGCTATCGTCTCGACGCGACATTCGCAAGTCAGGGGGATTCCGGCGGCAACCCGTCGCGCCGTGCAACCCAGAGCACTTCGGTATCCACGAATTCCCAGGACGATCCCGCCTTGCGCAGCAACATGAGCAGCCCGCCTCCGGTTCCGTCCGGCCGGTTCTCCTCCACGTAGACCAGGGCCCGGTCGCCGCGGACGTTGAAGCCCACGCGGGAAAAACCCAACCGGCCGACCGTGGCCGGCGCATCCTGCACCGGCGAGAACCGGGCGGGACGCCAAGGGAGCGCGACAACCGGTTCCTCCTCCGCCCCGTCGCCGGTCACGAACCGGTAGCGTACGCCGAAGTCGAACCGCGCTTCCACTCGGGACGGCCGGCCGGCCTTGCGGATGAAGTCCTGCAGCAGGTCCGCGGACAGCCCGCCCTGGAACAGGCTTCGCTCCGAGAAGAAGGAACGGGACGGCACGTCTTCCTCTGCGGGACCCAGTCTCGCAACCGTCAGGCGTTGGATAAGGACAAGCCGGGTCTGCGAGGTCAGGAATTTGGCCCGGACCACCCGATCGTAGATCGGATACTCCTCGACCGGAACCGGCTGGGGCTTCGTCTCGCCGGACACCTCCGGCGCCGCAGGCGTCGGCCAGGCCAAAAGCGTCGCTGTCACGGCAATGAGCGACAGGCTCAGGGCAACGACCCGCGCCGCCGTTGCACGGATGGGCATCGCCGGCTCCTCCGCGAACACTTCCGGACGGAGAATATCGTGCTCTCCCGATCAGGTCAACCGGCCTCTCGTCACGGCCAGTTTGCATTGCTCACCGATCGCGCCTAGAATCCGCCCGGCCCATGCCATACGGACCACTACGACGAGCATGACCTTGCGCCCTGGCAAATGTCTGGAGCTTGTCCGCCCTTTCCTCGGCTGTCTCCTGGCCGTAGCCTGGCTGCTCGCGCCTCGAATTTCCGAGGCCCAGCCGATCAACCAGGAGGCGCTGGCGACGCACCTGGCTTCCATCGCGAGCCTGGCCAATCCCTCTCCGACGGTGCCGATCCCCGCCGGCTGGTTCCTGATGGGGACCACCAGGATTGACGACGACCCCTACGGGCTGGAGACCCAGTTCGACGACACGGAATTGCCGCAACGGCGCATCTGGCTGGACGCCTATGAAATCGACCGGGACGAGGTGAGCCTGGCGGAATTCCTCGCCTTCCTGCGCCAGCAACGGATCGAGCCTTCGGAGGAGCTCAAGCGGCTCATCTGGCACGTCATCACCGTGCACTTCATGCCCGACTACGTCATGGCGAGCTGGCCGGCCCTCTACGTCACCTGGACCGAGGCGGACGCATTCTGCCGCGCGCGCGGCCAACGGCTCCCGACGGAGGCGGAATGGGAAAAGGCGGCGCGGGGGAGCAAGGGCAGCCTTTTCCCCTGGGGCCGGGCCAAGCCGCAGCCGGGGCTGGCCGTGTTCGGCCAGTACCATGCCCACGAGATCCCGTTGGTTGCCGCGGTGAGCGGCGGCGAGGAGGGCCAGAGCCCCTACGGCCTGCGCCACATGGCGGGCAACGTGGCCGAGTGGGTGCAGGACTGGTTCCTGTTCGACTACTATGCGATCATGCCGGAACGGAACCCGCCCGGCCCGACTGGCGGGCGCTACAAGGGCGTGCGCGGCGGCTCCTGGAAGAGCAAGCCCGCCATGCTGCGGACCGCCACGCGCGGCGGCGCCGAACCGGACCAGCGGGCGCCGACGATCGGCTTCCGCTGCGCGAAGTCCCTGCGGTAGCCTGGACATCGGCTGTTCTTTGTGCGATACCAATGCGGCTAATGAGGCTTAGGAGGCGGCGATGCTGTTCAACCTCGCAAAGCTTCTGCGGCTCCTGAACTCGGAGGCGGACCCCGGCCAGGTCAGCCTGGCGATCGGGCTCTCGATGGTCATGGGCTTCACCCCGCCCATGAGCCTGCACAATCTGCTCGTCCTGTTCCTGGTCCTGATCCTCCGCGTGAACCTCTCCGCCTTCCTCCTCTGCTGGCCCTTCTTCACCGCCCTCTCCTTCGCGCTGGACCCGCTCTTCCACCGGATCGGCCTGGCGGTCCTGACCGCCCCGGCCCTCGAAGGGCTCTGGACCACGCTCTACAATTCCACGCTCTGGCGGATCGAGCGGTTCAACAACTCGATCGTCATGGGCAGCCTGGTGGTTTCGCTCCTCCTGCTGGTCCCGCTGGTCCTCCTGGTGAACCAGGCGATCCTGCGCTACCGCGAGCAGGTGCTGGCCCGGATCAAGGACACCTGGGTCTTCAAGGCCATCGAGTCGAGCAAGTTCTACGGCTACTACCAGTCCCTCTCCCGGTTCGGAGGCGAGCTGTGAGCCGGTGGATTCGCTGGCCCGGGCTCCTCGCCTTCCTCGCCGTCACGCTCCTCGTCGCCGGCATCTGGCTCCTGGTGGCGGATCGGGTGATCAAGCGGGCGATCGAGGCGACCGGCACGGCGGTCGTCGGGGCCAAGGTGGAGCTGGCCGACGCCGACCTCTCCCTCTTCCCGCTGGGCCTGACGCTCACCGGCCTCCAGGTCACGAACCCGGACGAGCCGATGACGAACGCGGTCCAGGTTGACCGGATGGCCTTCAACATGGACGGGTTGAACCTGCTGCGGCGCAAGGTCATCGTCGAGGAAATGGCCGTGGACGGAGTACGGTTCGGGACGCCCCGCGCCAGCTCGGGCGAAGTCGCCAAGAAAAAGTCGGACTCGGCCGTCTCGAAAGCCCTGGAGACCGCCAAGGCTTCCCTGCCGACCTTCAAGCTGCCCGACGTGAACGAGATCCTGGCCAAGGAGAGTCTGGAGTCCCTGAAGCTGGCCGAGACGCTCAAGGCGGACCTCCAGACCGGGAAGGACACCTGGCAGAAGCAGGTGGCGGCCCTCCCCAACAAGGACAAGCTGAACGACTATAAGAAGCGGATCGAAGGACTCAAGTCCGCCGGCAAGGGCGGCCTCTCCGGCATCCTGGGCGGGGCCAACGAGGTGCTGGCCATCCAGCAGGAGCTGGCCAAGGACGTGGATCGGATCAAACAGACCCAGCAGAGGCTGGAGGGCGACCTGACCCAGCTCCGGAAGCGGATGGACGAGGCGGCCAAGGCGCCCCAGCAGGACTTCGTCCGTCTGAGGGACAAGTACAGCCTCTCGCCGCAGGGACTCTTCAAGGTCAGCGGCCTGTTCCTGGAAGGCCCGATCATGGCCCAGACCCAGAGGGCCCTCACCTGGTACGAGCGGCTCCAGCCCCTTCTGGCCCGCACGGCCGAGCGGAAGGGCGCAGCCGAGGTGGTCAAGCCGGTCCGCGGCAAGGGCGTGGACGTGCGGTTCAAGGAGCGGGCCCCGCTGCCGGACTTCCTCATCCGGACCGCGCAGGTGGGGCTGGTCCTCTCGGTCGGCAACTTGAACGGACAGGTCCGCAACATTACGCCGGACCAGCCGGTGCTCGGCCAGCCGTTGACCTTCTCCTTCAAGGGGGACAAGTTGGAGGGGGTCAAGGCCGTGGCGCTGGATGGGGAATTCAATCGGGTCAATCCGGCCGAGCCGAAGGACTCGGTCTCCGTCAAGGCGCAGGGCTACAAGGTGCAGGAAGTCACCCTCTCCGACAGCAAGGACCTGCCGCTGGCGCTCAAGGACGCTCAGGCGGACTTTTCCGGCCAGGCCGCCCTGCGCGGCAAGGCGCTGAACGCGGACCTCTCCGCCTCGTTCCATTCGATCCGGCTGGCCGGCGCCGCATCGGAAAATCAAAACCCGCTCGCCAAAGCCGTGACGGCGGCCCTGGCGGACGTGAGGGCGACGAACCTCAAGGCCACAGTCACCGGCACCCTCGACCAGTACGACGTGCAGCTCACAACCGACCTGGACCGGGTGCTCTCCGAGGCCGTGGCGAAGCAGATGCAGGCCCAGTTGGCCCGGCTGGAAGGCGAATTGAAATCCGCCATCCTGGCCAAGGCCCGGAAGCCGCTGGAGGACCTGAACGCCCAGTTCGGCGACCTGCTCAACCTGGACAAGGAGCTGACCGCCCGTCTCCAGGAGGCCGCGGGCATCGGGAAGGGGCAGAAAGAGAGTCCCTTGGGCGGGTTCAAGCTGCCGTTCTGATCGAGTGATCTCACAGCCATTGCGTCGACTGAATAGGCATGGACCTCGACACCCTACGCAACCATATCCGGAGGGGTGCGTTTTTTGTCACAGACCATGCGATCACCGAAGGGGTCAAGGATGGCATCACGGTAGCCGACATGATCCGGGTGATCGAGACGGGAAAGATCATCGAGCGTTATCCCGAACGGCATCGGTGTTTGATATATGGCCGTTCGAACGATGGGCTTCCCATCCACGTTGTGATAGACTACCGCGCCAGGAGATCGGTAGATATCGTGACCACGTATGTGCCTCAGAGAGAGCAATGGATAAGAAACCGGGTCCGCAAAAGAAAAAAGCGCTGACGGAGAAGCTTTGCCCCGAATGCGGCACCCCCATGAAACGCGGCCGCACCACGTTGCATTTTGAGCGCGGCGGGTTCTATGCGGACGTGGAAAATGTGTCGGCGCTGCTGTGCGGCCGCTGCGGAACTCGGAGCATTCCCGGGCCTGCGGCGCTAAAGATCAGCCAAGCAATCGATCGGCTTTTCAAAGCCGGCAAAGACTTGGACTCAACCGGTATTTCCTTCCATCGCATGGCTGGCTGAGGGAGCCGCGCACATCGAGCGTCGGCGTCTGCCCAAGCGAGCAAGTCCAGGCTGGTTTCCGTCATTCAAGCCGCTATTCTGAGTCCGCGCGTCAGGCCTTTCGTCCGAGCAGCTTCCTCAACGTCCTCGCGTTGCTGACCGCGTGGCCCTCCGCATCGTTGTTGAAGTACACGAACACGTCGAGCCCGTCCTTCAGGTAGCGTCTGATCTTCTTCGCCTCCTCGGCCAGCTCCGCCTGCGAGTAGCTGGAGGCGAACAGCCGTTCCCGCCCGTGAAACCGCAGGTAGGCGAAGTCGGCCGTGAGCACGTCGCGGCGTGGATAGTCGGGCGAGTCCGCGATGCAGAAGGCCGCATGGTGGCGGCTGAGCAGGCGATAGACCTCTTCGACCAGCCAGGACTCGTGGCGGAACTCGAAGACGAGCCGCACGTCCGACGAGCCCGCCTCCTTCAGAAACGCCGCCAGCCGGCTCTGCTCGCACCGGAAGCTGGGCGGGAACTGCAGCAGGACCGGCCCCAGGTGTGCGCCCAACGAACGGGCGTTGCGCACGAACGTCTCCCAGAGTTCCTCCACCTCCTTGAGCCGCTTCGTGTGCGTGATCAGCCGGCTGGCCTTGACCGAGAAGATGAATTCCTCCGGCACCTGCCCCGCCCACTTGGCGTAGGTCCCCGGCTTGGGCAGGTGGTAGAAGGAGTAGTTGACCTCAGCGGTGGGAAACTCGCGGGCGTAGAACTCCAGATATTGCCGGCTGGGCAGATCCTCCGGATAGAAGGTCCCCCGCCAGCTCGGATAGGTCCAGCCCGACGTGCCGATGAGCAGCCGCGCCATGTCGGTCCCGCCTCTCAGAGGACTGCGTCACCACAATTCTACTCGATCTTCGACCGCTGGAAGAACCTCAGGAAAGGACCCGGCACCTTTTTCAACTAGAGGCCGAGATCGGTCAGCCCCGGATGATCGTCGGGGCGGCGGCCCAGCGGCCAGCGGTACTTGCGGTCGGATTCCTTGATGGGAAGGTCGTTGATGCTGGCGATGCGACGGCGCATGAGCCCGTTGTCGGCGAACTCCCAGTTCTCGTTGCCGTAGGAGCGAAACCAGTTGCCCGAGTCGTCGTGCCACTCATAGGCGAAGCGGACCGCGATGCGCGCCTCGTGAAAGGCCCAGAGCTCCTTGATGAGGCGGTAGTCCAACTCCTTCGCCCACTTGCGCCGGAGAAACTGCACGATCTCCTCGCGCCCTTTTAAAAACTCCGACCGGTTGCGCCACGTGCTGTCCACGGTGTAAGCGAGCGACACCCGTGCGGGGTCGCGCGTGTTCCACGCATCCTCGGCCATGCGCACCTTCTGGATCGCGGCCTCCCTCGTGAAGGGCGGAAAGGGAGGACGCCCACTCTCGCTGCCGGGCATGTCAGGCTCCTTCGTTAGCTTTCGGGTCGAGCGATTCGCCCGAATGAGCGTGGTTCGGCGTAAAACCGCGCCTCAGACCTCCGGAAAAGACTCCAGACTCCCTTTCTGCCTCTTAGCAGCACCACTGTCCAAAGTCAGAGCAAACGGACGCGGAATATGGAGGTTACCCGCGGGCACAACTGTTGGAGTTCTTCGAGATCGTGCGTGCGGGGAATCGGCTGGTCCCGCCAGGCCAGATAGCCTTTCAGGTATTTCTCCACGGCCTGTTGCGCATGAAAACAGGCGGTGTCATACGGTCCCTCGCTCGCCACCGTGCGGCGGGCATCGGCCAGGTCGCTGTCGCCTTGGCGGAACCAGCCTCTGGCCAGCGCCTGCCTATCGTTCATACAAGAGCTTGCCTTCCCGCAGCACCGTGGAGATGAACGCGTTGGGGACCAAGCGCCAGGCGTCGATTTCCTGAGGCGTCCAGACCAGCAGGTCGTTCGCGGGAAAGACCCCGCAGAGGGCACGACGGTACCGGGCGGAGCGGCGCCAGCGCGGCAGGTCGGATTCTTCAACGATGAGCGAGTCCAAATCGCTGTCCGGCCGGGCCGGCCCCCTGGCCCACGACCCAAACAGCACGATTTTCTGCGGCGAGCCGGCGGTGAGGATGCGCCGGACGACCTCAGCCAGCAACTCGTCCGTCACGGCAGGATAGGCAAAGGCTGTCGTCATACGCATTCTCTAGCATATCCCCTCGGCACTGTCCACTTGTCCGACAAGCGCGCCCCGCAGCACGCGCGCCGGCCGCCCCCGCCGCTGAGCATCCGCACCATCCCGGCTCAACATTCTACCCAAACCGGCCACTGAAGGAACATGACCACCAGCCACTCCGTTCACTGCATACAATCCGCCGAAGCTACAGCCTGGGACTGTTGACAAGTCCTCCAAACGCGCAGAGAATCGCCGCATACGATGACTCAACCGCCTCTCAAAGCCTTGCACGCACAGGCCGTGCTGAGCCAGACGAAGATCTCACAATTTTCGCGCCTGTCCAATGACGAACTGATCAAGTCTTTGGAGCCTGGCAAACCCGGTTCACTGAAGGCCCGCGAGGATGGAACAGTGATGGATGGGCATCATCGCCTTCAAGTGCTGCGTGATCGGGGCGTTGACATTGACGCGTTGCCACGCGAGGTCATTCCGAAGAAGGAGCCGCCCTGAAGCGTGGGAGTGAGTTTGTGAGTGCGTCGTTTTATCTGATACCAGGAGCATGGGCTGGACGACTCGCCATTCTCACTCGCCCTCGCGGTGGAGGTTGGCTGGAGGGCGATGTCCGTTCGTGGATGCGTGTCGGGGTGAACACGCTGGTGTCGTTCCTCGAGCCTGGCGAGGAGGCAGAGCTTGACCTCGTCAAAGAAGCTGAACTGTGTCGCACAAACGGCATCGAATTCTACTCGTTCCCCATCGCCGATCGTGGAGTTCCTGCGTCACGCGACAAGACGTTGAACTTGCTAAGGGAACTGGAGCACCGCTTGACTGCCGGAAAGACCGTGGGAATCCATTGTCGGCAGGGGATCGGTCGATCAGCCGTCATCGCGGCATGTCTTCTCATCGCCACAGGCGAGACCGCCGACACCGCGTTTGAGCGAATTAGCCACGTGCGGGGACTGCCGGTTCCGGAGACAGCCGAACAGCGCGAGTGGGTGAATAGTCTTGCGCCTCAAATCAGTGCCGTTCGTCACTGATCAAGGCATACGCGCGGAAGAGTTGCTGCCCGCTGACGACGAGATAAGCCAGGCCTTGTTCAAGAACAAGAAATGGTTGGCAGCCCGGCCTACTTCCCGCAACAAGCGCGCCGGCCACCCCCGCCGCTGAAATTCCCATCTCCGGGAAAAGACTCCTGCTACCTTTCCCACCTCGGTACTTTTCCCACTTAGGACTGCTCTCCGAGCCAGCGGACGAAGTCCCGCGCCCCGTGGAGAAAGGCGACGACTTCGATTTCGGATTCTCGGACTTCATAGATGAGGCGATAAGAATGCACGAAAACTTCGCGGATGGCGGGATTCTGGAGCTCGGGAACCACACGACCGCGCTCGCTCAGCGTCTCGAGTGAATCTGCGAGAGCGAGGGCCGCGTGAAGGATCTTCTGCGCCCCGCCCATCGAGTCTTGAGCGATATAGTCGAGTGCCGCGTCCAGCGCAGCCTGAGCGCTGGGAGCCCACGTTATGCGTCGACGCCGACTTGCCATTTCCGGCGGAGAGCCGCGGCAACCTGCTCATGCGTGACACCCTTTCCCGCGGCGATCTCCGCACGACCCTTTTCAACCTCTTGAACGACATACAGATGATAGAGAACATCATCTAAGCTGCAGTCGTCCGGCAAGCGGTCCAGCAACTCCCTCACGGTTTGTTTTGCACTCATGAAATCTTCCTCCCTGTTGCCACCGATTGTACCTCAGCGGCATCTATAGAGCCACCCTTCCCTTTTCCCCATCGCCCCCGCCATTGCGCTCCCCACCTTCAAGGCGTCGGGCTAACGCTGGGGGTGAGCCGCCGAATTTGCAAGGTCGGCTCCACCCATTGGTTAGGCGGCGACAGTCTATGCACGAAGGACAAATAACGTCGCACCAATGTCAGGATAAAGAGCGTCGCCGTCTTTGATGATAAAACCCTTCCAGGGATTGGTGCTCGTCCTGGCCCAGACAATCACGTCCGGTTTGTCCTCTCTCGCAGTAAGCTCTGCAACCACCGCCTTGGCAACAGCGACGCGACTTGCGAGCGCGACGTCGTCAGACTCCAAGACCAACACTGATTCGCAGCCCGCGCCGCTGGCGGCCTGCAACTTGTGACATTTGTTGGCGAGCGACCGTCGAATACTCTCGCGTCTCTGCTGTTGTCGGTCGCCAACTAGCCCTTGCATGACAAGCAATTGGCTTCCATAGTCGCAGTCCCGGTGAAGGGTGACCTCAAAGGGCACTCCGGTCGGCGTGGCTGAGATTTCGCATTTCCCTGCAGGTCCGGTTCCCTCTTCGGGATCCAGCGCCGCAGCGTGGTCTATGATCCAGGTCGCTAGAGCAGCCCGCACCTGCTCATGGTTAGCCGCGGCTACGTGCACGGCTCCGACGTCCACGGTCAAGAAATAGACGCCAGGGAGCTTGCCGTTCAGTTGAGCTTCCAATGGCCCCAGGAGATAAGCGAAATGCTTTCCCTCAGCTATCTGATTTGGAAAGCTCTCGATGCGGGTGTGCTCCACCGCGAACCGAATGGTGGCCGTGTGGTAGATGCACTCGACAGCCGGCCGATCCCGGACCACAGCATCGATTCCCTCAATCCTCACAATTTGCTCCGACCGGCGATCGGCTAAATACTTCGCCACTGCGCCACATATTGCTCGTTCGTTCTTGGGCTCGGTCTTGGCCATGTTGGTCGGATCACTCTCGCCTCACCTAACGGTGCGGCTCAGCCGGTGGAGCGAGCGCTCCGAGTCGCAGACTGGTGCAACTGGAAGTTAGACCGGTCACGAGATGGTTATTTGCACACGAACGTGATTGTTGCGACACCGTTCGCCGGAAAGGCCCACTCAGACTTGATGTCTGTGACAGTGATCTTCTTGCCAAGCGAATCGCACTTCGCGTTTGCGTTCCTGAGCACCATTTCACGTGCTCCAGTGATGCCACCTCGGGCTGGGGACGCGTTGGCGGAAACCTGGTACATGTCCTCTCCAACCTTTAGCGCCTCTGATTGCCACGCGCAGGCCGACGATGCAAGGCATGCAATCGTTAAGAAATAGGGCCAAGCGATAGTTGCCAGC from the Nitrospirota bacterium genome contains:
- a CDS encoding MBL fold metallo-hydrolase, translated to MTNSLMRTTFSVPPLGCNCTILGDPVTKQAVVVDPGGAAERILQEVQSLGLTIVRILHTHAHFDHFLAAGELKRATGATLCLHEEDRTLWEMVETQCRLFGVGSKAVPLPDHWLADEEKVSVGNVQGLALHTPGHTPGSMSFYFAPERLLLAGDTLFRGSIGRTDLWGGDFRAIEQSIRERLYTLEEGTLVITGHGPETEIGLEKDSNAFIRA
- a CDS encoding SUMF1/EgtB/PvdO family nonheme iron enzyme; this translates as MTLRPGKCLELVRPFLGCLLAVAWLLAPRISEAQPINQEALATHLASIASLANPSPTVPIPAGWFLMGTTRIDDDPYGLETQFDDTELPQRRIWLDAYEIDRDEVSLAEFLAFLRQQRIEPSEELKRLIWHVITVHFMPDYVMASWPALYVTWTEADAFCRARGQRLPTEAEWEKAARGSKGSLFPWGRAKPQPGLAVFGQYHAHEIPLVAAVSGGEEGQSPYGLRHMAGNVAEWVQDWFLFDYYAIMPERNPPGPTGGRYKGVRGGSWKSKPAMLRTATRGGAEPDQRAPTIGFRCAKSLR
- a CDS encoding TIGR03546 family protein is translated as MLFNLAKLLRLLNSEADPGQVSLAIGLSMVMGFTPPMSLHNLLVLFLVLILRVNLSAFLLCWPFFTALSFALDPLFHRIGLAVLTAPALEGLWTTLYNSTLWRIERFNNSIVMGSLVVSLLLLVPLVLLVNQAILRYREQVLARIKDTWVFKAIESSKFYGYYQSLSRFGGEL
- a CDS encoding TIGR03545 family protein encodes the protein MSRWIRWPGLLAFLAVTLLVAGIWLLVADRVIKRAIEATGTAVVGAKVELADADLSLFPLGLTLTGLQVTNPDEPMTNAVQVDRMAFNMDGLNLLRRKVIVEEMAVDGVRFGTPRASSGEVAKKKSDSAVSKALETAKASLPTFKLPDVNEILAKESLESLKLAETLKADLQTGKDTWQKQVAALPNKDKLNDYKKRIEGLKSAGKGGLSGILGGANEVLAIQQELAKDVDRIKQTQQRLEGDLTQLRKRMDEAAKAPQQDFVRLRDKYSLSPQGLFKVSGLFLEGPIMAQTQRALTWYERLQPLLARTAERKGAAEVVKPVRGKGVDVRFKERAPLPDFLIRTAQVGLVLSVGNLNGQVRNITPDQPVLGQPLTFSFKGDKLEGVKAVALDGEFNRVNPAEPKDSVSVKAQGYKVQEVTLSDSKDLPLALKDAQADFSGQAALRGKALNADLSASFHSIRLAGAASENQNPLAKAVTAALADVRATNLKATVTGTLDQYDVQLTTDLDRVLSEAVAKQMQAQLARLEGELKSAILAKARKPLEDLNAQFGDLLNLDKELTARLQEAAGIGKGQKESPLGGFKLPF
- a CDS encoding DUF4258 domain-containing protein, coding for MDLDTLRNHIRRGAFFVTDHAITEGVKDGITVADMIRVIETGKIIERYPERHRCLIYGRSNDGLPIHVVIDYRARRSVDIVTTYVPQREQWIRNRVRKRKKR
- a CDS encoding YgiT-type zinc finger protein produces the protein MDKKPGPQKKKALTEKLCPECGTPMKRGRTTLHFERGGFYADVENVSALLCGRCGTRSIPGPAALKISQAIDRLFKAGKDLDSTGISFHRMAG
- a CDS encoding DUF72 domain-containing protein encodes the protein MARLLIGTSGWTYPSWRGTFYPEDLPSRQYLEFYAREFPTAEVNYSFYHLPKPGTYAKWAGQVPEEFIFSVKASRLITHTKRLKEVEELWETFVRNARSLGAHLGPVLLQFPPSFRCEQSRLAAFLKEAGSSDVRLVFEFRHESWLVEEVYRLLSRHHAAFCIADSPDYPRRDVLTADFAYLRFHGRERLFASSYSQAELAEEAKKIRRYLKDGLDVFVYFNNDAEGHAVSNARTLRKLLGRKA
- a CDS encoding nuclear transport factor 2 family protein; this translates as MPGSESGRPPFPPFTREAAIQKVRMAEDAWNTRDPARVSLAYTVDSTWRNRSEFLKGREEIVQFLRRKWAKELDYRLIKELWAFHEARIAVRFAYEWHDDSGNWFRSYGNENWEFADNGLMRRRIASINDLPIKESDRKYRWPLGRRPDDHPGLTDLGL
- a CDS encoding HEPN domain-containing protein, producing MNDRQALARGWFRQGDSDLADARRTVASEGPYDTACFHAQQAVEKYLKGYLAWRDQPIPRTHDLEELQQLCPRVTSIFRVRLL
- a CDS encoding nucleotidyltransferase domain-containing protein, with the protein product MTTAFAYPAVTDELLAEVVRRILTAGSPQKIVLFGSWARGPARPDSDLDSLIVEESDLPRWRRSARYRRALCGVFPANDLLVWTPQEIDAWRLVPNAFISTVLREGKLLYER
- a CDS encoding protein-tyrosine phosphatase family protein; the encoded protein is MNTLVSFLEPGEEAELDLVKEAELCRTNGIEFYSFPIADRGVPASRDKTLNLLRELEHRLTAGKTVGIHCRQGIGRSAVIAACLLIATGETADTAFERISHVRGLPVPETAEQREWVNSLAPQISAVRH
- a CDS encoding type II toxin-antitoxin system RelE/ParE family toxin, with the translated sequence MASRRRRITWAPSAQAALDAALDYIAQDSMGGAQKILHAALALADSLETLSERGRVVPELQNPAIREVFVHSYRLIYEVRESEIEVVAFLHGARDFVRWLGEQS